Within the Fibrobacter sp. genome, the region ACCCCAGGCGACATGCTCGTGGCCTTGATGAAGTTCTCGGGCGACCGTGGCCTTGCGAAGGTGTTCGAAGATGCTTTGGGAAGCGTGGAAGTGGTGGAAACTTGGCTGTCGGACCCGTTTGCAGGAGCCGCCAATGCCGAGGAGCAGTCTCCGCTGAAACTGTACGGCCGTGAACTGGTGGAAATGGCCGCCGACGGAAAACTCTCGCCGGTGATTGGCCGTGAAGAGGAAATCCGCCGCGTCATTTTGATTTTGAGCCGTAAGACGAAAAACAACCCGTGCCTGGTCGGTGAACCTGGCGTGGGTAAGACCGCTATTGTCGAAGGGCTCGCCGAGCGAATCTATCGCGGCGATGTGCCTGACGCTCTGAAGGGCAAGAAGTTGTTTGCGCTCGATTTGTCAGCCTTGATGGCGGGTGCAAAATACCGCGGCGATTTCGAGGAACGTTTGAAAGCCGTGCTTGACGCCCTTGAAGAAGACGGCAACACGCTTTTGTTCATTGACGAAATCCACACCATCGTGGGTGCGGGCAAGACGGAAGGCTCCATGGACTTGGGCAACATGCTCAAGCCGAAACTGGCCCGTGGTGAACTGCACTGCATCGGTGCGACCACCACGCAGGAATACCGCAAGTACATCGAGAAGGATTCCGCCTTGGAACGCCGTTTCCAGCCCGTGCAGGTTGACGAGCCTAGCGAAGAAGAATCGATTTCCATTCTCCGTGGCATCAAGGACGGATTCGATGCGCACCATGGCGTGCGCCTGCACGACAACGCGCTTGTGGCGGCGGTGAAACTTTCGAACCGCTACATCAGTGACCGTTTCTTGCCGGACAAGGCCATCGACTTGATTGACGAGGCGGCAAGCCTTGTGAAGACGCAGATGGATACCGTGCCCGAAGCCTTGGATACCTTGCAACGTAAGGAACTCCAGATGAAAATCGAGGAGCAGGCCTTGGCGAAGGAAACCGACGACACCAGCGTGAAGCGCCTGAAAGAGTTGCGTGAAGAACTCGCGACGACTGATGCGGCTGTAAAACTGATGCAGGACCGCTGGCAAGAAAGGCGCGCGAAAAACGCCGAGTTGCAGGGGCTCAAGAAGTCCTTGCAGCAGGCGAAGGACGAGATGGAGCAGGCCGAAGCCCGCTACGACTTGAACCGCGCCGCCGAACTCAAGTACAACAAGATTGTGAACCTGGAGCGTGAAATCGCCGCGAAGACCGAAGAAATCAAGAAGTCTGCAAGCGACGGCGACCTGAGCGAAGAGGTGACGGAAGAAACCATCGCTCTCGTGGTGAGCCGCTGGACCGGAATTCCGGTGACGAAGCTTTGCGAAGGTGAAAAGGCAAAGTTGTTGCACTTGGACGAACGTCTGCATGCCCGCGTGATTGGCCAGGACGAAGCCGTGGAAGCGGTTTCGGAAGCGATTCTGCGTAACCGTAGCGGTTTAAGCCGCGAGAATGCGCCGATTGGTAGCTTCTTGTTCCTGGGCCCGACGGGTGTGGGCAAGACGGAACTTGCGAAGGCGCTTGCCGTGGAACTGTTCGATGACGAGAACGCGCTGGTGCGTATCGACATGAGTGAATACATGGAAAAGCACAGCGTGAGCCGCTTGATCGGTGCGCCTCCGGGATACGTGGGCTACGAAGAAGGCGGCCAGTTGACCGAAGCCGTGCGTACGCATCCGTATTGCGTGATTCTGCTGGACGAAATCGAGAAGGCTCACCCCGACGTGTTCAACACGCTGTTGCAGGTGCTTGACGACGGTCGTTTGACCGATGGCAAGGGCCGTACGGTGAATTTCAAGAACACCTTGATTCTCATGACGTCGAACCTGGGCGCCGCGCACTTCCAGAACCGCGCGGGTGATGCAAAGCCCGTGACCTTGAAGGAAATCGAGCCGGAGCTCCGCAGCTTCTTCAGGCCGGAATTCCTGAACAGGCTGGACGAAGTGCTGGTATTCCAGAGCTTGACAAAGCCGCAGATTCGTGACATCGTAAGGCTCAAATTCAAGGGACTCGCCGAACGTGCCGCCCGTCAGGATTTGCAGCTCACGCTGACCGACAAGGCGCTCGATGCCATCGCCGATGGCGCTTACCAGCCGGAATTCGGCGCGCGGCCGATCCAGCGTTACCTGGAACGGAACGTGGAACGCCCGCTGAGCCACGCCATCCTCGCTGGCGACGTGAGTGCCGCAAAGCCCGTAGTCATCGACTACGACGGAGCCGCGTTTACGGTGAAATAACCGCTACAACGCCGTCATCACATAAAGAGCAATGGTCTTCTGATCATTGTTCTTTTCTTGCATGACGCCGATGTCAAAGTCCAGGCGGACGCGGGCTGCACCCAGGGCCACTTCCAGCTTCGGGATGATATCGATCATGAAGTCGTCGGAAATATGCCCCACACTTTCGGAGGTGTTGATTTCGATCATCACCCGGACCGTGTGGCCGAAATTCAGGGTGGGGGTCATGCCGAATGCGAATTTCACATAGCCGTCTTCGCCGGTCACGCCGTCCAGGAAACCGGCCCGCATCTCGTAAAAGTTGGAGAAGTTCTTCGCGATAAAGTGTTCCGTTCCGTAGGTGAGAATCACTGCGCTGCCGTTGTTTCTGTTCAGCCCGAAGTAGCCGTCCAGCTCGATGAACCTTCCTGGTTGCAGGTGGTATTTACCGCCGATGTCCAGCGATAGTTGGGTGTTGTCCATCTGGTTGTAGGTGTCGATGTCAATCTTCGCGCCGATTTCAAAGTCCTTGGAGATGGTCCCCATGATGTTGGCGGGGAACAGCACGTGGGAATCAAAGTCGGAACGGAGACCAACGCCTGCGCCGAACTTGGGTGCCCTATGGCTTTCGGGGCCGAAGGTGTAGTGCATGTCCCAGATGGGGTCCAGCGCAAAAGCGCTTGTGGCGAACAGGGCCAATATGAATGTGGCGAGTACGGCGAGGCGTTTCATGAAGCCAAATTTAAAATAATCCGGTGGAATTACTAGATTTGCTCTTGCGAAAAGGAGGTGATTATGATTGAACCCCGTCCAGAATTGTCCAAGCTTTCGGATTATGTTCCCGGAAAATCCATCGAGGAAATCCGCGAACGTTACGGCCTTACCAAGGTGGTAAAGCTGGCCTCCAATGAAAACCCGCTGGGAGCTTCTCCCAAGGCGGTGGAAGCCTTCCACAAGATTGCGGACAGTCTGCACCTTTACCCCCGCGGAGACGCACCTTCCATGATTCGCTCTCTGGCCGAAAAGTTCGGCGTCAAGCGTGAACAGATTGTGGTGGGCAACGGCTCCGACGAAATCATCGACATGGTAGGGAAGGCGTTCATCCGTCAGGGCGACAACTGTGTGGCCATTACGCCTACCTTTTCCGTTTACAAGTTTACCACCCTTTCCAATGGGGCGGATTTCGTTGGCGTAGGCGAAGGGGAGTCCAAGACCGGCCTCGATGACCTTGCCAAGGCCATAAATGCCAAGACCCGCGTGGCCTTTATCTGCAATCCCAATAATCCCACGGGCCTTTACTACAGCGAAACCGAAATTCGCGACTTCTTGAAAAAAGTCCCGCAGAATGTGCTGGTGTTTCTGGACGAGGCCTACTCTGAATTCGCCACTGCTCCCGACTACCCCAAGCTGGTAGGCGCCCTGGACGAATTCCCGAACCTCTTTATCAACCGCACCTTCAGCAAGATTTACGGTCTTGCAGGGCTTCGCGTAGGCTATGCCATGGCCAGCGCCGAGGTGGTGCGTCACCTGTGGAAGGTGAAACCGCCTTTCGACGTGAACCAGGCGGCACAAGTGGCGGCCATCGCCGCCCTTGGGGATACCGACCACGTAGAGGCCACCCGCAAAATGAACGGCGAGGGAATCCAGTTCCTCACTCGTGAATTTACGGCTCTCGGCTTCAAGGTGCTTCCCACCCAGGCGAATTTCGTCTGCGTCCACATCGGTGCCAAGGCGAAGGACCTCGTGGCATTTTTGGAACAGAACGGCATGATTGTCCGCGGGCTTACCAGTTTCGGCATGCCTGAACACGTGCGCATTACGGTGGGCCGGCCCGAAGAAAACGAACTTCTGATGGCCCTCGTCAAAAAGTGGAAAGGGGAGGTGTAGATGGCGGCAACGGCAACAAACCAGGATCTTTTGAAAATCGCCCTCAAGGCCTCCGAGATGGCCGAAGAGAACATTTTGAAGTATTTCCAGCGGGACTTGAGCATCGAATGGAAGGCGGACAGGACGCCCGTGACTCTCGCCGACAAGAGCACCGAAGAACTGCTCCGTGAATTCTGGCTCAAGGAAACGCCCGACTTTGGCGTGCTGGGCGAAGAATTCGGCGACGGCCTTTCCGACAAGGAATACCGCTGGATCGTGGACCCCATCGACGGCACCAAGTCATTCATCCGGGGCGTTCCCCTGTTCGGCACGCTGATTGCGCTCTACCGCAAGAATGTGCCCGTGGCAAGCGTCATCCGCATACCGGCCCTGCACAGCGCCGTGTGGGCGGTTCAAGACGGCGGTGCGTTTCTGGACGGGCACCCGGTCCGCTGCTCCAGAGTTCATTCCCTGGCCGACGCCCTGGTGCTCTCGGGAACGGTGAACACTATGGAAACGGTAGGCTTTGGCGAAGGCTTCGCGAAACTTCGCCGGAGCGCGAACCTCTACCGCGGCTGGGGCGATTGCTACGGCTATTACATGGTGGCATCGGGCCGCGCCGAAGTGATGGTGGACCCCGTTGTCTCCCTGTGGGACATTGCCGCCTACCCGCTTCTGTTCAAGGAAGCGGGCGGAAAGTTCACCACCATCGAAGGGGAGTCGGACCTCTTCGACGATGCGGGTCACCCCATCGCCTCTGTCCACGAAGGCTACAGCTCCATCGCCTCCAACGGCATTCTCCACAACCCCGCCCGAATCCTGTTGAACGGCCGGTAGCTTTTTATTGAAAGGGGACGCCTCCCCCTGATTGCAGCCTTGGCGATTCGGCAGATGCCGGCAGTGTCATTGCGAACCCCGAATAGGGGTGAAGCAATCACAATCCAACGATCTCGCCAAGTCTTCCATCACCCCCTCTCCTAGGGGCTCTGCCCCTAAGACCCCGCACCCTCATGTCATGCCCGCACTCTTTCATTGTCATCCCCGCGCAGGCGGGGATCCCCTATTCTCTTGTCGGGCATCTTTTTTAACAAATCTCTCCCTCAATGTGTGCCTTCCCTCGCTCGCAGATTCACTTCGTTCGACTGTTCGCTCGGGAAGCCCACATCTCGGTCAAAAAACAAGCGGTGGGCTCGGGAAATAAATGTTTTTTTGTAGGTGAAATTCGCTTTAGCAGGTATGTAAATTACCGCAGGAGGAAACTCTTGTGACTGTTAGTCCCTGCGAGTTTCCGCCGAGGCGTTTTTCTGTGGCGTTCTTTAAATCCGCAATTTCTGCGCCCTGCCCTTCGATTAGTTGTCGCTGTTCGTGCAGACGGTCCACAATCTGCAAATCGGTCGCAATTTTGCGTTGGTTTATGGCGTAACCCTTGAGCATGTAGTCTTTCAGGACTTGGTTCGCCCAGCGGCGAAACTTGACTCCGCTTGCGGACTTTACGCGATATCCGACCGAAATGATGACATCAAGGCTATAAAAAGCAACCGGTTGCTTTACGCCATCAACACGCAAAAAATGCGTGTTGTTGTCTTTCTCGACTTCCTCCGAAAACACGTTGTTGATATGCTTTCGTAACGTTTTCTCGTCTCGATTAAAAAGACGCGCCATTTGGTTAGCCGAGAGCCACACGGTCTCGTTTTCTACACGCACCTCCAGCCGGACTTCGCCTTCTGGCTGGTAAAGCACGATTTCGCCCCTGTTTTCGTTCCCGACCTGGTCGGGAATCTCAATTTTATCCTTTTTGCTCATTTTACCTCCATAAAAAAAGTCGTATTTCCATAGCCCGCAGGCGATTATGGCTGCTATGGGATATAGAAATACGACTTTCGTGGGGTAATATACAAAACAGAACCAGGAAAAGGCAATTTTTTTTACAAATCCTTCCCTCGATGTGTGCCTTCCCTCGCTCGCAGATTCACTTCGTTCGACTGTTCGCTTGGGAAGCCCACATCTCGGTCAAAAAAACAAGCGATGGGTTCGGGAAATAAATGCTTTTTTTAGGTGAAATTCGCTTTAGCAGGTATGTAAATTACCGCAGGAGGAAACTCTTGTGACTGTTAGTCCCTGCGAGTTTCCTCCGAGAGTCCTGGTCACTTGCGTATTATCGGTAATTTCCAGGAATTATAACATTTTTTTTTCTGGTTTTATCCCTGCTCATAAAGAGCCCATATAAGACCTAAGATTAACGGCTATTGTTTTCATGGCCTTGGATAAGTCTTTCGACTTGTCTTCGATGCCTTTTAGCAGAATTTTGCACTTTTTGTCATCGATTTTGGCGTTGATCATTGCTTTTCTCCAGAAAAAGAGGTATATTAAAGGGTAGGATGCATGAGTAAGCGAAATTATCCTCGACGCTTGGGATGATCGTTGTTGAAACGAGGATCCGTATGATGGGACCAGAGGACCATACATGCTTCCTTTTTTTTATCTTATTGGCGTATGTCGCAAATAATCGTCCTCGTCAACAATAAGCCCAGTCTTATAAGTCATCGTCCTCGTGATTGTTTTATCCCCGCTCATAAAGAGCCCATATAAGACATACTTTTTGAATATACCTTATTTTATGCGGGTTCGCAAGCGTTTTGACGCTGAAAAAATCAGAAAAAAAAGGATGGATTTCTGGGATTTTGTTGATTTCCATTAAGGAAAAAGTCAACGGCATAACGATTCCTTCCGAAGAAGAATAGTTGAAAAATGTAAACTGACGATACGGGGAAAATAACAAAGCGGGGTTTTTATCCCGCTTGTTTTATGCCACCTGTTTCTTTCGAGATGGTTTTGCGATAAATTTTGGTTCCATCTTTTCGGCTTTGGCCTGAGTAAGGAACATGTTGATTAGGGTCTGGTAGGGAATCCCGGTTTTTTCGGCGAGTTCCTTAAAATAGGCGAGGACCGATTCGCTGATGTTGATGCAAATCGTTTTCTTCAATTTCTTGGCATACGGATTCTTTACCGCATTGCTGAAGTCATAGTTGCTTTTCATACGGATCTACTGGTGATCATCCCATTCGAAAATCATATATATAATATATATACACATTGTTGTTTTGTCAATAGGCTGTTTTTTATGCTATCAGGTGATAGACTCGATACCCTTGCTTAATTGAGAGGAGACTTTCTGTATCCATTATCCGCCGGTATTTCACTCCTCTTCCAGCATCGTCTCCACCAGCATAGTGTCGGGGGTGAACTGCACGGTGATGGTCCCGCGCTTTGCTGTGTTCAGGTAAGGAATGCCCAGGGAGTCCAGCCGGTCTGTGACCTGCTTGTGGGGGTGACGGAACCGGTTTTTCCGACCGCTAGAGACCAGGGCAAGCCTTGGGCCTACCGCCGTCAGAAAGTTCCTGCTGCTGGAGGTCTTGCTCCCGTGATGGCCCAGTTTCAGCACGTCGCTTTTAAGGAACATTCCCGACTTCAGGATTTTCCTTTCTCCTGCCACCGTCAGGTCGCCGGTCAAGATGACGGAATGCCCGAGGCCCTTCACCCGGAGGGTAATGCTTTCTTCGTTGGTCTCGGCGCACTTGCCGCTAGAAATAGGGTGCAGGGCCCGAATCTCGAAAAAGTTCTCGGACCAGGTGAACCCCCGGCCGATATCCCGCAGGGGGATTCCCCGCTCCAGCGCCACGGCCATCGTTTTAATCCAGGCGGGTTTCGGCTCCAGCCTTGCGCATTCGCTGACCCAGAGTTCCTTGACGGGAAAACTTTTTACAATCCCGAGGACCCCGCCGAAATGGTCGGCGTCGGCGTGTGTCACCACGAGGGCGTCCAGCTTTAGGATACCGGAATGTCGCAAATAGGGAACTATGATATCCTTGCCCGAGTCCCTGCGGTCATTGGGCCCGCTATCAACTAGGATGTTTTTCCCTGAAGGTGTGGTAATCAGTATGGCGTCCCCCTGCCCGATGTCAATGGCGGTAAGGCTCCAGGTGGGCCAGACCACATCACGGTAGTTGCATGCAAAATAAAAACCCGAAAAGAAAAGGAGTCCCAGGGAGAAAAGGATGGCACCAAGCCTGTTTTTGCGGATGCTGGTAAGCAGGGCAAACGCAAAACCCATCAGCAACAGCACAAAGGGCGGGTAGGGCCCTACGGTCACCGATGCCGCCGAGGAATCGGAAAGCAGGTGGGTCAAGAGGCTTGCGGTCCGGAGCAGGACCGATGCCGCACTGCAAAAGATGCTCGTCACAAAGTCGATGGGCGAAAGCAGGGCAACGAGCCCCGCCTCCATTCCCCAAGAAATCAGGGGGACGATGACGATGTTCCCTAGCCAGGCCAGGGGAGCGAGGGTCTTGAAATGATAAATCAGGAGGGGTGCCGTCGCCAAGGTGGCACACAGCGTCACGTAGGTGGGTTCAATGATAAAACTTTGGAACTTGGCCCAGAGCTTGTTCTTCGAGAGGCTTTCGGGTAGCGCCTTCAGGGGATTGTGGCTGGACCCGAGAATGATTCCGGCGGTAGCTGCCGCCGACAGCTGGAATCCGGGATTCCAGAGCACCTGGGGGTTTGGAAGCAAGATGAGAATCAAGGCCACCCCCAGGCTGTTCAGCGCACCCGCCGGCCGTTGCAGGAGCATGCCCACCTGGGGCACGGCAAACATGATGACGGCCCGGGTCACCGCAGGGGAGCCGCCGGTGACGGGCACGTATATGGCAAGGAGCAAGACGCCCACCACCCGCACAATCCTGTGGGGGAGTCCCGTCGCCTTCAGGAACGTCATCAGGAGCCCCGCCAGCAGCACCACATGGAAACCGCTAATCGCTAGAACGTGTACCAGTCCCGACCGCTGGAAATCGCTCCGCAGGGCCTCGGGAATGCCGCTCCGGTCTCCGGCCAAAAGCCCCATTAAAAGTCCCGTTTCTGCCGGGTCCAAGAACCGCGACAGCTTTTGGCGGATCCAGTTCCTGAAATGGTGAAAACTCCGCTCGAAGGTCCAGCCGCCCTGCCAGCTTTTCCAGTGCCGCATTTTTCCGTAGGCAGCAAGATTCTGGCTGTCCAGCCACTTTCGGGTATCGAAGGCACCCGGGACGGTCGGCGGTTCCACCGGGTACCAGGACGCCTCGTAACAGAGGGAGTCTCCCGGTTCGGGCAAAAGGGGGAGGGCGCGCTTTTCGGTAAGGCGGACGCGGTAGGTTCCGGCGACTTCTTTGACCGAACGATTCGGCACTGTTGCGACCTGCGTGTCGGCTTCTGCGCCCCCTGCGTCAGCTGTTGTGACCTGTGCGGAGTGAACCATCATCACAAACGCAACGCCGTTGCTCCGGGGCAGCACCGCCTCTACCGTGCCGCAACCCTCCTTCGGCGGCACAGTTATGACCTGCGAATTAGCCGCTGTTACGACCTGCGAACCTGGCACTGTTACGACCTGATTTGCGGTCGTCTCCCCACTCGAAAATACCCGTGCCGAAATCAGAATGCTCCCGATTCCTGCGAGCAGCGCCGCCAGCACCACCCGCTGGGTGAATTTTCCAGAAACATGGGCTAGGCTCCACAACAAGGCCAGGAGAACTGCTCCGTAAAGGGGCTTTTCAATGGCGGTTATGACCGCCATTATCGTGAAGGCTGCTACCAGGGCAGGCTTCCCCGCCAGGGGAAAAGTCAATTCCCGAAAAGAAGAAAAAAGCTTCATTCTGCACAATCCTTTGTGGCTTGTTTTTGTACCTTTAGGGCATGGTCAGGTCAAATTTTTTTGCCCCTCTATGTATAAGACGCTTTTTTGGTGCAAAAAAAGCCTACCCCCTGTTCATTTTTTTCACTTTTGGGGTTTTGACCGCCTTTTTTTCGGCCTGTAGCGAAGATTCCGACCCGGAAAGAGTTGTTTACCCGTTGGAAAATGAACTTTATGCCATGTTCCCCAACGATCCCGCCCTGGGGGATTCCGTCGAGGCGCATCTTTCCACGGGAGTCATGATGATTGTGCACCCGGGCGGGCTCTACACCCTTTCTTTCGGGGTGGATTCGGCCTTTGAAGCGCCCAAGATGCAGCTGTTCCGTTTTTACGAGCACCGCGATGGCGACGGGTATGGAATGTCCAAGATGGAAACCCTGAAACCCGAAGTTTCCGGTGGACGTTATGTCTTTAACTTTGTCTGCGAAGAAAACGAAAAATCCATCTGGGGCCTCACCCTGGTGCAGGATGACGATTATTACAGGGGTAAAACTCCCGACGTCAAGTTCGAAGGCTCGGGCAAGTATTCCAATCACCTTTCCCTGAACCTGATTCCTGTGGGGCTTATCGACCCTATTGATGGAGTAGACGGAATGGACAGCCTTGCAAAAATGTTGCTGCAGGCATTTCGCAAAGCTTATACCTCCTTTGTCATCGATACGATTTATGTCAATTACGCCTCGAAGCACCCGATTCTCGGGAGTAAATACCCGTCAGACGTGCATTGGCATGCGGGAGCGACCTCCGAAGACATGACCCTTGCGGAACTGGGCGGCTGGCCCGTGAAGGGAGTGAACGAAGCTTTGGACATTGTCCTGGTCCACCGCATCAACGAGCTCAATGTCTTGGGATATGCGGCCCTTTTTGCCTCTAACCTTAGGGGAGGCGAGGGCAGCACGGTCATTGTGGGGAGTCATGCCCTCATGTCAACGGGGGAACGCGCCCTCACCGCCGAAGAAATCGTGAAGGTGGCCGTGCACGAGACCGGGCATTTCTTTGGGCTTCGGCATACCACTTCCACCTGGGCAGATATAGAAGGCTATCAGGACTTGTCCATTCTAGAAGACGGCTTCGAGGACACCCCCTCTTGCCCGGAACTTCTGAAAAGCGGCCTGTATAAAAAGGGCGGAACCTCCGGAGTGCGGGACTACTCCCTGCCGGGTCGCGCTTACAAGATGATAGACCGGACCGCCTACGGCATAGCCTTCAACGAAGACGATTGTCCCGACGCTTCTTTTGTCATGTTCCCGGTGAGTACGGAACAGTCCATGAGGGAGTTTTCTAAACAGCAATTGAAGGCCCTGAAACAGAACCTTCAGTTGATACCCCATTAGTTTATCTGTTGCGGGCCATTTCCATGGCCGCTGCCCGATAGTCTTCTTCGGAGATTCGGTCGGGCCCCCAGACCACCACCTTGTTCCTGCCGGATTCCTTGCCCTCGTACAGGGCCTTGTCCGCCATCTGGATACTGCGGTCGGCGCCAAGGCGTCCGTCGTACTTGGAAACGCCCAGGGTGATGGTGACGTTGATGAGAAAATCGGCGTGCTTGATGGACTGTTCTTCTACCTGCTTGCGGAACCGCTCAGCCACAACGGCAGCTCCGTCCAAGTCGGTCTCGGGGAGTAGCACCAAAAATTCTTCGCCGCCATAGCGGCCCACGATGTCGTAGTTCCGCAACATCCCGCGGATGGTCTGCGCCACCGATTTCAACACCTCGTCACCA harbors:
- a CDS encoding DNA internalization-related competence protein ComEC/Rec2, yielding MKLFSSFRELTFPLAGKPALVAAFTIMAVITAIEKPLYGAVLLALLWSLAHVSGKFTQRVVLAALLAGIGSILISARVFSSGETTANQVVTVPGSQVVTAANSQVITVPPKEGCGTVEAVLPRSNGVAFVMMVHSAQVTTADAGGAEADTQVATVPNRSVKEVAGTYRVRLTEKRALPLLPEPGDSLCYEASWYPVEPPTVPGAFDTRKWLDSQNLAAYGKMRHWKSWQGGWTFERSFHHFRNWIRQKLSRFLDPAETGLLMGLLAGDRSGIPEALRSDFQRSGLVHVLAISGFHVVLLAGLLMTFLKATGLPHRIVRVVGVLLLAIYVPVTGGSPAVTRAVIMFAVPQVGMLLQRPAGALNSLGVALILILLPNPQVLWNPGFQLSAAATAGIILGSSHNPLKALPESLSKNKLWAKFQSFIIEPTYVTLCATLATAPLLIYHFKTLAPLAWLGNIVIVPLISWGMEAGLVALLSPIDFVTSIFCSAASVLLRTASLLTHLLSDSSAASVTVGPYPPFVLLLMGFAFALLTSIRKNRLGAILFSLGLLFFSGFYFACNYRDVVWPTWSLTAIDIGQGDAILITTPSGKNILVDSGPNDRRDSGKDIIVPYLRHSGILKLDALVVTHADADHFGGVLGIVKSFPVKELWVSECARLEPKPAWIKTMAVALERGIPLRDIGRGFTWSENFFEIRALHPISSGKCAETNEESITLRVKGLGHSVILTGDLTVAGERKILKSGMFLKSDVLKLGHHGSKTSSSRNFLTAVGPRLALVSSGRKNRFRHPHKQVTDRLDSLGIPYLNTAKRGTITVQFTPDTMLVETMLEEE
- a CDS encoding virulence RhuM family protein, with amino-acid sequence MSKKDKIEIPDQVGNENRGEIVLYQPEGEVRLEVRVENETVWLSANQMARLFNRDEKTLRKHINNVFSEEVEKDNNTHFLRVDGVKQPVAFYSLDVIISVGYRVKSASGVKFRRWANQVLKDYMLKGYAINQRKIATDLQIVDRLHEQRQLIEGQGAEIADLKNATEKRLGGNSQGLTVTRVSSCGNLHTC
- a CDS encoding AAA family ATPase; translation: MSDFNNDAEKVLAKAQSLRDRCSHSYLGAAHLAVGLVEGPDATLKKLYKSKGAKTNELRGKLEPFVQKIPRMEGVNPDVEPDNDLNRILRASVQAARQVNRMVTPGDMLVALMKFSGDRGLAKVFEDALGSVEVVETWLSDPFAGAANAEEQSPLKLYGRELVEMAADGKLSPVIGREEEIRRVILILSRKTKNNPCLVGEPGVGKTAIVEGLAERIYRGDVPDALKGKKLFALDLSALMAGAKYRGDFEERLKAVLDALEEDGNTLLFIDEIHTIVGAGKTEGSMDLGNMLKPKLARGELHCIGATTTQEYRKYIEKDSALERRFQPVQVDEPSEEESISILRGIKDGFDAHHGVRLHDNALVAAVKLSNRYISDRFLPDKAIDLIDEAASLVKTQMDTVPEALDTLQRKELQMKIEEQALAKETDDTSVKRLKELREELATTDAAVKLMQDRWQERRAKNAELQGLKKSLQQAKDEMEQAEARYDLNRAAELKYNKIVNLEREIAAKTEEIKKSASDGDLSEEVTEETIALVVSRWTGIPVTKLCEGEKAKLLHLDERLHARVIGQDEAVEAVSEAILRNRSGLSRENAPIGSFLFLGPTGVGKTELAKALAVELFDDENALVRIDMSEYMEKHSVSRLIGAPPGYVGYEEGGQLTEAVRTHPYCVILLDEIEKAHPDVFNTLLQVLDDGRLTDGKGRTVNFKNTLILMTSNLGAAHFQNRAGDAKPVTLKEIEPELRSFFRPEFLNRLDEVLVFQSLTKPQIRDIVRLKFKGLAERAARQDLQLTLTDKALDAIADGAYQPEFGARPIQRYLERNVERPLSHAILAGDVSAAKPVVIDYDGAAFTVK
- a CDS encoding BrnA antitoxin family protein: MKSNYDFSNAVKNPYAKKLKKTICINISESVLAYFKELAEKTGIPYQTLINMFLTQAKAEKMEPKFIAKPSRKKQVA
- a CDS encoding histidinol-phosphate transaminase, which translates into the protein MIEPRPELSKLSDYVPGKSIEEIRERYGLTKVVKLASNENPLGASPKAVEAFHKIADSLHLYPRGDAPSMIRSLAEKFGVKREQIVVGNGSDEIIDMVGKAFIRQGDNCVAITPTFSVYKFTTLSNGADFVGVGEGESKTGLDDLAKAINAKTRVAFICNPNNPTGLYYSETEIRDFLKKVPQNVLVFLDEAYSEFATAPDYPKLVGALDEFPNLFINRTFSKIYGLAGLRVGYAMASAEVVRHLWKVKPPFDVNQAAQVAAIAALGDTDHVEATRKMNGEGIQFLTREFTALGFKVLPTQANFVCVHIGAKAKDLVAFLEQNGMIVRGLTSFGMPEHVRITVGRPEENELLMALVKKWKGEV
- a CDS encoding histidinol-phosphatase; translated protein: MAATATNQDLLKIALKASEMAEENILKYFQRDLSIEWKADRTPVTLADKSTEELLREFWLKETPDFGVLGEEFGDGLSDKEYRWIVDPIDGTKSFIRGVPLFGTLIALYRKNVPVASVIRIPALHSAVWAVQDGGAFLDGHPVRCSRVHSLADALVLSGTVNTMETVGFGEGFAKLRRSANLYRGWGDCYGYYMVASGRAEVMVDPVVSLWDIAAYPLLFKEAGGKFTTIEGESDLFDDAGHPIASVHEGYSSIASNGILHNPARILLNGR